Genomic segment of Vicinamibacterales bacterium:
CGCCCCAGAACGTGAGCGAGGAAGTCGTCGCACGGATCCAGGGCAGATAAGCGGAGACATACTTCGATGGCGAAAGAAAAATTTGACCGCTCGAAACCGCACGTGAACGTTGGGACGATTGGCCACATCGACCACGGCAAGACCACCTTGACGGCGGCGCTGACGAAGGTGGCGGCGGACAAGGGGTGGGCGAAGTATGTGTCGTAT
This window contains:
- a CDS encoding GTP-binding protein, translated to MAKEKFDRSKPHVNVGTIGHIDHGKTTLTAALTKVAADKGWAKYVSY